The Mytilus edulis chromosome 4, xbMytEdul2.2, whole genome shotgun sequence nucleotide sequence GGCAAGTGTGAAAAAACCTGACGCTTTGAGCAATCATAATCCTTTCTAACTTGATAGCAATTTTAGACGCCGTTTGGGTAGGCAAATACTGTATTACAATTTAATGACATTTACCTTAGAAGCAGCTGCGCATTGAGTAGAATTGCAGTGCCATGATGGGGTACCCCATGTTGGTGTTCCTTTAGAACATTTTGTCAACACTTCACTTGCAAACTTCCTTATCGTTTCATCTATGCTAAAGACACAAATAACTGAACCTTGAGTATTGTCGGCCTGAATGTTGTCAACATGGTATTCCCTTATACCAAAGGTCATATATAGCTGTTGTTGCGCGTTGTCGTAGTGAGCTGCTATTCCAATGTCATACTTTGTAGGAGTTTTACATGAAATTGCCATTTCCTCATAAGAACCGTAATCGAGGTTTGCTTTGCGCAATTTTGATATTCTTGTTTCATATGAAATGATTCCTGAATCGTTTATTGATCGAATGAAAACATGAAAGATGTATTTGTCAGCTTCAAATATATGCAGAAACTTCAACTTAAAGTTTTCGCGTTTGGTATCACATACTGAGAGAAAACTCCAAGCCGAATAATGATCAAAGTTCCAATCATTGTTAGTAGTATTTGAAATATCAAGAGATGCAAACTCATTGTAAAAGTAATCTGCTTTTCTGCCATCATAACTTTGACCAATGAAAAAAAGATCAATACCTTTTTTGTCCTTTGTGATAAGCATGACGGATGAATTTTCACTTCCAAGATAATTCTTCTTTATTACGCCAAAATTACTTTTAAGACTGATATCAGATGAATCGTACATGTAACATATACCTTGGCGCGCTGTTCCACAGACAATCAGGGAGTTTCGAAATGACTCCAATATACTAATATGGTTATTGACTGTTTGGTATCTCATGTATATACAAGAATTATCAAAAGGATTACACTGTTTACTGTCGTTGACAGGGCCAATTATATCCTGTTTTTGCAGAGTAAGGTCAAAGTTAAAGtggaaaatagtattttttcctCCTATGTATAAACTTCTTCTTTCTtcctttataactattttggaTAGTGGACCATAGTTTCTTGGTACAGTGTAGTTCTGATGGAAAGCAAATGTTGTTATGATTCTCGCAACCAGACAAATCCCTACTAATTGCATATACATCTGAAGTAAAAATATACACTgggttttaaaatatcattgacaAAACATCCTGATTTTAATTAAGCATTACTTTATTACAATGTTATATAGATAAAAACTAAGCAGATATACCACGAATATACTTTTCTACAGATTCGAATTTCGTCTTTAATAAACGCAACAG carries:
- the LOC139520318 gene encoding plexin-A1-like; protein product: MYMQLVGICLVARIITTFAFHQNYTVPRNYGPLSKIVIKEERRSLYIGGKNTIFHFNFDLTLQKQDIIGPVNDSKQCNPFDNSCIYMRYQTVNNHISILESFRNSLIVCGTARQGICYMYDSSDISLKSNFGVIKKNYLGSENSSVMLITKDKKGIDLFFIGQSYDGRKADYFYNEFASLDISNTTNNDWNFDHYSAWSFLSVCDTKRENFKLKFLHIFEADKYIFHVFIRSINDSGIISYETRISKLRKANLDYGSYEEMAISCKTPTKYDIGIAAHYDNAQQQLYMTFGIREYHVDNIQADNTQGSVICVFSIDETIRKFASEVLTKCSKGTPTWGTPSWHCNSTQCAAASKVNVIKL